In Arachis stenosperma cultivar V10309 chromosome 1, arast.V10309.gnm1.PFL2, whole genome shotgun sequence, one DNA window encodes the following:
- the LOC130968815 gene encoding probable disease resistance protein At5g66900 — translation MSVVIDALVGGAIEALLDTVIEIKEKNDKFKPSLEKLETTLKSLTPFIKQIEGIDAKLDRPKSETERLIKRMESGKNLVLKCSKLQWWDCCGKANRQEELEELYDSICEFFKLELQAINTRDVKEALVGVRDIQGGVREIQVEIGKLSKMVPRNERVELRGVCSPPKPPAFIVGFDVPLKQLKLKLKDDRIGDHPVVLTVTGAGGSGKSTLAKMLCWDDEVKDKFKDNIFFVTFGRKPKLSTIVQKLFQHTGYETLEFQSDEEMLNQIENLLNQLVRKNPILLVLDDVWPGSESLVDKFEFHIQDYKILVTSRVVIGRFGNPIVLKPLGDADAIKLFQHSASLNHSSSDVPDDVVKEIVRGCSGSPMALRVNGRSLSQQQRVVWQERAKELSRGGSVLHSSSDVLDSLQKCFDLLDPMGIECFQDLGLFPEDQRIPAAALVDMWTELYGDDDTSALANIYKLVNWNLADIVVTRKVEIETVDYSYHYVMQHDLLRELAILQTSQKPEAERNKLILDIGGNDLPKWWTTEKEYHIKARVLSISTDEAFATEWCNLEPSEVEALVLNIRAAKFTLPMFMKKMRKLKVLIVSNYDFFQMELNNSELLGYLSELKRIRFEKVSVPFLGKAGIQLKNLQKISLFMCNVNEAFENCTTEVSEMLPSLLEINIDYCNMVALPNGISNIVSLKKLSITKCHKLSQLPEGIKNLVNLESLRVSSCASLAELPESITRLRNLKLLDISECISISNLPEKVGELCSLRKLNVRGCSNLSELPSSIMDLGNLRDVICDEETKELWEDLKTALNGLKIEVVQADINLHWLHH, via the exons ATGTCTGTGGTTATAGACGCTCTTGTTGGAGGCGCAATCGAGGCACTGTTAGATACTGTCATAGAAATCAAGGAGAAAAATGATAAGTTTAAACCCTCGTTAGAAAAATTGGAGACAACATTGAAATCACTCACACCTTTTATCAAACAGATAGAAGGCATCGACGCGAAACTGGATCGGCCGAAATCGGAAACagagaggttgatcaagaggaTGGAGAGTGGCAAGAACCTCGTTCTCAAGTGCTCTAAACTCCAATGGTGGGATTGCTGTGGTAAAGCGAATCGTCAAGAGGAACTTGAAGAGCTCTACGATTCGATTTGCGAGTTCTTTAAATTGGAGCTGCAAGCAATTAATACGAGGGATGTGAAGGAGGCGCTGGTTGGAGTTAGAGATATTCAGGGTGGGGTTAGGGAAATTCAGGTTGAGATTGGGAAATTGAGTAAAATGGTTCCAAGAAATGAGAGAGTTGAATTGAGAGGTGTGTGTTCACCTCCTAAACCCCCTGCGTTTATTGTTGGGTTTGATGTTCCGTTGAAGCAGTTGAAGCTCAAGTTGAAGGATGACCGGATTGGTGATCATCCGGTGGTGCTCACGGTGACCGGAGCAGGCGGTTCCGGGAAGAGTACATTGGCGAAAATGCTTTGCTGGGATGATGAAGTTAAGG ATAAATTCAAGGATAACATCTTCTTTGTAACATTTGGAAGAAAGCCCAAGTTGAGCACCATTGTGCAGAAACTATTTCAGCACACTGGTTATGAGACACTCGAGTTTCAAAGCGATGAAGAAATGCTTAACCAAATAGAAAATCTTCTGAATCAGCTGGTTAGAAAAAATCCAATATTGTTAGTACTGGATGATGTTTGGCCTGGATCAGAATCTCTGGTTGATAAGTTTGAGTTCCATATACAAGATTACAAGATTCTAGTGACATCAAGAGTCGTAATCGGAAGATTCGGAAATCCAATTGTCTTGAAACCCCTTGGAGATGCAGATGCCATAAAGCTATTTCAGCACTCAGCATCTCTAAATCATAGCAGCTCCGATGTTCCTGATGATGTCGTGAAAGAG ATAGTGAGAGGCTGCAGCGGCTCTCCTATGGCACTTAGAGTGAATGGCAGATCACTCAGTCAGCAGCAGCGAGTGGTTTGGCAAGAAAGGGCCAAAGAATTATCGAGAGGTGGTTCGGTTCTTCATTCTAGCAGCGACGTGCTTGACAGTCTCCAAAAATGCTTTGATCTCTTGGATCCTATGGGCATCGAGTGTTTCCAGGACCTAGGATTATTCCCCGAAGACCAACGGATCCCTGCTGCTGCACTTGTTGATATGTGGACTGAGCTCTATGGCGATGATGACACAAGTGCATTAGCGAATATTTATAAACTAGTCAACTGGAATTTGGCTGATATTGTTGTCACAAG GAAAGTTGAGATTGAGACAGTAGACTATAGCTACCACTATGTCATGCAGCATGATCTTCTTCGTGAGCTTGCAATCCTTCAAACTAGCCAAAAACCAGAGGCAGAGAGGAATAAACTGATTCTCGACATTGGTGGGAATGACCTTCCAAAATGGTGGACTACAGAGAAAGAGTATCACATTAAAGCTCGTGTACTATCCATATCAACCG ACGAAGCATTCGCAACAGAATGGTGCAACTTGGAGCCATCTGAAGTTGAGGCCTTAGTGTTGAATATTCGAGCTGCAAAGTTCACCTTACCAATGTTCATGAAGAAAATGAGAAAATTAAAGGTTCTGATAGTATCAAATTATGATTTCTTTCAAATGGAATTAAATAATTCCGAACTTCTTGGTTATCTATCCGAGCTTAAAAGAATCAGATTCGAGAAGGTTTCGGTTCCTTTCCTTGGCAAGGCTGGAATTCAATTGAAGAATCTGCAGAAGATATCACTTTTCATGTGCAATGTGAATGAAGCATTTGAAAATTGCACTACAGAAGTTTCAGAAATGCTGCCAAGTTTATTAGAGATAAACATTGATTACTGCAATATGGTGGCACTGCCTAATGGGATCTCCAATATTGTGTCCTTAAAGAAGCTAAGCATAACAAAGTGTCATAAGCTTTCTCAACTTCCTGAAGGAATAAAAAACTTGGTAAATTTGGAATCATTAAGGGTTAGTTCATGTGCTAGTTTAGCAGAGTTGCCAGAATCAATCACCAGGCTTCGTAACTTGAAACTTCTCGACATCTCTGAATGCATAAGCATTAGTAATTTGCCAGAGAAAGTGGGCGAGTTATGCAGTTTGCGAAAGCTTAATGTGAGAGGTTGCTCCAATTTAAGTGAGTTGCCATCCTCAATAATGGACCTTGGTAACTTAAGGGATGTGATATGTGATGAAGAGACCAAGGAATTATGGGAAGACTTGAAAACCGCCCTTAATGGTCTTAAGATAGAGGTGGTCCAAGCTGACATCAACTTGCATTGGCTACACCATTAG